ATTATTGTGACCGAAGATGGGTCGATGAGTGACCCATAATCGGAAGGATGGTGCGATGGAGAAATACCTGAGCCCTGAGGAGGTCTGCGAGATCATCCCCGGGATGTCGAAGAGCCTGCTCGGGGCACTACGTTTTCGCGGCGATGGCCCGAAGTTCATCAAGGTCAGCCCGAAGAAGGTCGTCTACGCGCAGACCTCGATCGAGGAATACATGAAGTCCCGCGAGCGCACCAGCACCGCGGCCGCCTCGTGACCGAGGCTCAACCCCCAAGAGAAATGCCCGGTGCTGTAACACCGGGCGATAGCCAGAACCAGGAGAACTAACCATGTCAAATCATACCCTCGTGGACCTTCGTGCGGAACTGCTGAGACAGGCCTTCGACGACACCGACCCGGAGGACTACCCCGCGCGGACGTACCGGCGCCTTCGGTCCACGGATGCCGACCTGTGTGTGTACGCCTGGAGCGCCGACCACACCGAGCCCCGGAGTTGGCAGGTGTACGCCGAAGTGGGCGACGTCGAGGACGAAGCAGCAGCCCGCAAGGCAGCGCAGGCGTTGAAGCTCGTCGCTATCCAGGTGCAGATCCTGAACGGACACGGCCGCGTTTTCGAAGTCGACGCCGACAACACGCGCACCAAACCGATCGCCGGCGGCATGGTCTACGTGTACCGGCAGGAGCGCAAAATCAGATGCCATCCTGTCGAGCTCATGCCTCACCTGGACCGTCTGAGCCCCGGCGACAAGTGGGGCAGCGGCGACGTCCGATACGACTGCACGCTCATCGGCACGTTCGGCGTCATGGAGGCCACACCGCTCGGCACAGGCATCCGGCTCCTCATCCAGGATGTCGTCGAGCCGACCCACCCGCTGAACGTCACCGACGAGGGCGAGGACGGCTGAGCATGGGGGCGCAACTGGTCGGTCGTGCGATCGCGTTCCAGGCCAACAACGACCTGAAGCCGAACGAATACCGGCTGCTCGTCTACATGGCTCACACCGCGAAGGACGCTGACCAGCCGCCCCGCTATTTTGCCTCACGCGAGGCATCCGCATTCGGGATCGGGCGCATGGTGCCTGATGAGCCCGACCTCGTTGATCCTCGACACGATCAGAAGTGCGCGGAGCGCAAAGCTGCATTTCAGGCCGTCAAGGTCGCCGTGAAGGGGCTGGTGGATGTCAGAGCGATCAAACAGCTCCGCGCTGGCGCGGAAGGCGTTCGTGCCGAGTACGCGCTCACCTTCGAAGGGCTCTCGCTTGAAGGTAGGAAATCCCTACAAGCCGAAGTAGGGAATTCCTACCGCAAACGTAGGGATTCGAAACCCGTCGCGTTCGAAATCCCTACCCCTCAGGAATACCAGGAACCACAGGAACCTACACGAGGAGAAATCTCACCTAAGCGCGCATCTCACTTGCAGCCTGTGGATAACTCCGACGAGAGGAAGTCAGCATGACGGTCCAGGATCTCGGCGCCAGGTGCGACAGGCACGTCGGATCTGCCTACGCGGTTCGCTGCTCCGACTGTGACGAAGCGAACCGTGACCTCGAGCAGGAGCAGGCCGAGGAACGCCATCAACGAGCCGTGCAGCGCAACCTCGCGCTCGGCATCACCCCAGGACGCACACCGCGCCGCACACGAAGGGACCGCACATGGCGGTAGACGACCCGACCGGATTCAACGCCAGCATCGTCGGCCAGCTCAAGCAAATCGAGGAACGCCTCAGTGAGCTGTCCGCGGCACCGCGCGGGAAGGTGAAATGGGGCCTCACGTTCGTGAACCCGCTGCACCCGACGATCACACCCGCGCCGACCTCGCTCATCGCCACGATCGCCGTCCCACCGCTCGCGACACAGTGCGGCTACAGCATCCTCGCCACCGGGCTCGCAACGAACCCGTCAGCCACGACCGCTGGAACGCTCACCGTGAAACTCGCCGTCACCTGCGGCAGCTACACGAAGACCGCGCCCAACCAGTCCGCGACCGTGCCGGCAGGGCAAGCCGCCCAGATCGGTCTGCCGATGGTCGACACGTTCACGCTCGATCCCGGCGTCACCACCATCACCGTCACCGCATCGATCAACTGCGACGCCGGCACCTGGACCGACCCGAACAACACACTCACACTCACCCCGATGGCGCTCTTCGCCTACTAGGAGACCCGAACATGACCCACACAAACACCAGCATCACCGAGCTCGTCATCGCAGCCGCAGACGACGACCCACGCGTCCCCACCGAACTCGACGCCATCACCGACTGGGAAGAATTCGGGCGCCGAGCATTCGACCTGCTCGTCATCAACCACCAGACCAACCGCGCCGAACCCGACCAAGATTCACGGCACCAGCCAACCTTCTGGGCAATCGCCAAAACCATCACCGACATCGACGACCTCGAACTCACCGCCCAAGCCGTCGCCATCCTGGACCGCAGCGAACGAGACCGACTGCTGTACACCTGCCTCTCGCTCGTCCGCATCTTCCGCACCGCACGCACACGAGCGAACGCAGTCGCAACCTGGATGCAGCTCATCAGAGACGAAAACAAGCGCACAGGCATCGAACCAACCGAGTAGCGCGCCCCAGGGTGGACGCACGGCACGAAATCGCACGATCCGCGGTTTTTAGAGGCACCCTGCGTCCACCCACACACTTCTGTTTTCTATTTTTACAGTGACTTCAAGTAGCGGGACATTCGTAGCGCTACCGGGACATGCGTAACGCTACAGATATCGGACACGACGGACTGACCACACCGAATGTCGGTGCAATCGGTTAAGATGTGACCAATGGATTGCACGCCGGAGCGCTGAGGACACGAATCCGAAGCTGAAAGAGAGTGCTGGAGCTGCCCCACCTGACTTGTCAGGGAGGAACTAGCAGCCACCGCGCGAAGGGCCACCACCTGCAGTCCGGGAAATCGTTCACGATTCCCGGGCTGATAGGGGCTCGGGGGAACAGGTGGCTCCTGGCAATGACAATCCAAATCAATGGGACTGACGCTCCACGCGAGGTCCGCATCCAGAATCCGGGCAGCAGCATCTTGGGGCCGCTCGGGGCCCGCCGTCAGTCGCTCATTCAGGAGCGCGACGGCATCCTCAACACTTCGACTCCGCAGACGTTCACGCCAGCCGTCGAGGCTCGCGTCGGTCAGCTCAACACCGAGATCGACGCGCTCGAGGAGCGTCAGGGTGAGCTGCAGCGGCAGGCGCAGATGGAGGACAACGCCCGCCGAGCGCGGGCGGCCTTCGGTCCGGCGCGGATCGTTCGCTCCGAGGAGGTGTATCGCCCCGATCGTCCTGAGCTGTCGTTCTTCATGGACCTCCGCAACGCGCGTTCCGGAGGCGACTGGGCGGCCGCTGAGCGCCTCAGCCGGCACCAGGCGGCCTATGAGGCGGAGACGCGAGCCCTGTCGACGCAGGCGGGTGCCGGTGGCCAGTTCGCGCCGCCCGCGTGGCTCGTCGATGAGTGGGTCGGCCTCGCACGTCCGGGTCGCATCACCGCGGACCGGCTGAACAAGGACGAACTGCCCTCGGGCGTCTCCTCGATCAACCTGCCGAAGGTCGCCTCGGGCGAGTCGGTGGCCGTGCAGGCGACCCAGAACACCGCGGTCAGCTCCACCGACCTCACCACCAACTCGGTGTCGTCCGGCATCACCACCCTCGCCGGTCAGCAGGTCATCGCTCTGCAGCTCATCCAGCAGTCGGGCATCGCATTCGACAAGGTCATCGGTCAGGACCTCATGGCCGAGTACGCGAAGCAGCTCGACCTGCAGGTGCTCAACGGGTCCGGCGCGTCCGGTCAGCTCCAGGGACTCATCGGCGTCGCGGGTGTGAACGCGATCACCTACACGCAGGCAACGCCGACCGTGGGCGGTGCCGGCCAGTTCCTCGCGCAGATCAACCAGGCCGTCCTCGCCGTCAACACGAACCGGTTCCTTCCGCCGTCCGGGATCATCATGCACCCGCGCCGCTGGTCCTGGGTCCTCAACGCGAACGACAACCAGGGGCGCCCCCTCGTGGTCCCCAGCGGCGACTACGCAGGGTTCAACACCCCCGGCTCGGCTTCGGCCGCTCCGACCGCTCAGGGGGCCGCTGGGTCGCTGTTCGGCCTCCCCGTGTACGTCGACGCGAACGTGCCCACCAACCTCGGTGCCGGCACCAACCAGGACGTCGCCCTGGTCGGCCGCTTCGAGGACTCGTTCCTGTGGGAGACCGCGCCGGCGTTCGAAGCGTTCGACGCCCCGTACGCCAACCAGATGTCGATCCTGTTCCGCGTCAGCGGCTACGCGGCCATGATCGCCAACCGGTACCCGGCGTCGCTGTCCATCATCAGCGGCACCGGCCTGGTCACCCCGACCTTCTAACGGACCGCCAGGGGCCCGCACAATGTGCGGACCCCTGGCCTTCCCCGAGGAGGGGCGATGAGTCAGAACGTGCTGGAATTCCTGATCGTCGGCAAGGAGGCTGTCTCCGGGTCGATGGAGAAGGTTGAGCAGAAGCTCGACAGCGTCCACGGCAAGCTCGACGGCCTCAAGGTCGTGGGCGGTCTCGCGCTCGCAGGCGCCGCCGCCGCGGCCACCGACTTCGCGTCCAAGTCGGTGGAGGCGTACGAGGAGGCGCAGAAGAGCCAGGTCGAGCTGCAGGACGCGTACAAGAAGTTCCCGGCGATCACGGACGTGTCGATCGAGAAGCTTCAGGAGCTCAACGACAAGATCCAGGAGAAGACCGGGTTCGACCACAACGAGCTCGCGTCCGCTCAGGCGAAGCTGGCCATGTACGGGGTCACCGGCAAGCAGCTCGAGGAGCTGACCCCGCTGGTCGCGGACTACGCGGCGAAGACCGGCACCGACGCGGTGACCGCTGCGGACTCGCTCGGGAAGGCCCTGCTCGGCAAGGGTCGCGCGCTCGCTCAGGTCGGTATCAACTTCAAGAACACGAAGACCGAGGCGGGCAACTACGCCGAGGTCGTCGACGGCCTGAAGGCCAAGGTCGAAGGTACCGCGGACGCGATGGGCGGCACCGCGGCGGGTAAGACGAAGATCCTCGCCGAGGGCTTCAAGGACATCCAGGAGAAGGTCGGCGCCGGCCTCATGCCCGCGCTCGAAACTCTCACCAATGCCGGCGTGAAGGTCGTCGACTGGCTGAACAAGACTCCAGGAGCGATGCAGGCCGTCGAGATCGCGCTCGCGGCGATCACCGCGGCCGTGGTCATCTACACGATCGCGCAGGTCGCCGCGAACGTTGCGATCTGGACGTCACCAGTCACGTGGATTGTCGCCGGGATCGTCGGCCTGGTCGCGGCCGTCGTCTTGCTCGCCACCAACTGGAACTCCGTCACCAAGTTCATCTCCGAGGTCTGGAACGGCTTCATCACCTGGTTCCAGTCGATCGTCGGCGCGGTCGTGAACTGGGTGAAGGACAACTGGGGTCTGCTGCTCTCGTTCATCATCGGCCCGATCGGTTTGGCCATTCAGTGGGTGGTCAACAACTGGGGCGGGATCGTAGCTTTCTTTCAGCAAACCGTCTCAAATATCGGGTCGTTCTTCGGTAGTATCGGCTCGGCGATCCAGAACGCCTTCATCGGCGCGGTCGGTTTCGTGAAGGACGCCATCAACGGGATCATCGACGTCATCAACGGCGCGATCGGCGGCATCAACACCCTGATTGGCGCCGTGAACTCGGTACCCGGTGTGCACGTCCCCACCCTCGGGAAACTGCCCCACCTCGCGACCGGCGGCTACGTGTCGCAGGGCGGTCTCGCGATGGTCGGCGAGCAGGGCGCCGAGGTCGTCCGGCTGCCGGCCGGATCGCAGGTGTACCCCAACGGCTCCCAGTCTTCCGGTGGCGGCCTGCACATCGAGCACTTCTATGCGCAGGCGAACCAGTCGCCGGCGGAGATCGCGAGCGAGCTGGGTTGGGAGATGCGCTGGGCGACATAGAGACTTGCGTCAACCGCACCGCCAGGCTTTCTCCTTTCGGGCCCAGGCGGACGGAAGCGCGGACCAGGGAGCTCGGATGGGGCTCCGCAGACGCCGCGCTGCGCAACACAGAGCCCGCCCCGAGAGCACACGGGGCGGGCTCGCCCAACATCGGACAGCGCGACACGGCGTAACGCCTCCAGCGAACAAGCCTCCGTAGCCTGACATTCTGCCGTTACATTCGAAATAGCGAAGGCCCGCTCTCTGAGTGGAGAGCGGGCCTTATTTCGCTGGAAGCCCCCGTAGCTCAACGGATGAGCAGCCTATTGGACGTAGGGTCGGATGCGGGTTCGAATCCCGTCGGGGGCTCTAGTGTCACTGTAATGCAATTTGCACGCGGAGTAGACAGTTGTCGCCAAAACTCGACAACGGTTCGCTCTCAGCAAAGGCCAGATCACCGAAGGCGCAGAGACAGCCCCGGCAGGATGCGCACGCTTACTCGGCCTCGGGAGTTGAACGTGACGCGCCCGACACGCTGCGACACGGACACTCCGGTCTTCGAGATGTTCAGGTGCGCACCAGCACCGAGATTCGCACGCTTGCGGTAGTAGACAGGCATGCCGCGATCATATTCGCGGCGCCGCGAAAATGTCGGTCAGATCGACGCCCCAAGGTTACGCAGACGTGCGTACCGTTGCCGCATGGAGGATTATCGTCAACGACGCTGGGTAGATGAGCGACTTCGTGCCCTACAACGCGGAGAACCGGTCGACCCGTGGCCCCTAGACGAGAATGGTGAACCGTCTCGGCAGCCTTGGCTCGTCCCGGACAAACCGTCGCCACCGGCGGTTCGGGTGAATCCTATTCAGGCGCCTAGCCAACGCATCGCGTACACCTTGGCCGCGGCAGCCGAGGAATGCGGTGTCTCGCCTCAGTTCTTGCGCGGCTACATCAGGCGCAACGACCTCGTCGTTCACTACGCCGGCACAAAGCCGATTATCCTCGCGGACGACCTCAAGGACTGGATCGAGCGTCTACCGACCGAGCGCGCCTAGCGGTCGAGCGCCCACAAATCGCCCACAATCCGCCCACACTTGGAAAATCCAAACACGACGAAAACGGATGAAAACCCGCGAAATCACGCGGATTTCCTCATTCCTTCACTCGCCCGTTGGGGCTTCATTCGGGTTCGAGTCCCACTGGGGGCACCTGTGACGCCGCCCTGACGCGCGTTGCTCTCGCAGGAAGACACATCTGAAAATCCTTCGGGACGGGCTTCTGAAGGAGATTTCCGGGCGCGTCGGGCGCATTCTCCTGCGCGTCCGTGAGGGGACGCAGAAGGCCCGGTCCCTCGGGGACCGGGCCTTCTGGCGTGGCTTACTTGGCTGCGGCGGGTTCCTTTGCGACGGCCTTCTTCTTGGGGGCCTCGGCCGGAGCGGTCTCGAGGGCCGGCTTCGGGCGGGCGGCGAACTCCTCGAACGCGGCGCGCGGCGCCTGGAGGGCCTCCAACGAGACGATGTCGCGGCCGAGCCAGAAGTTGTTCCACCAACCCCACAGCACGCGGAACTTGCGCTCCCAGCTCGGCATCGCCAGGCCGTGGTAGCCGCGGTGCGCGAACCAGCCGAGCACGCCCTTGATGGCCAGCTTGCCGGACTGCAGCACGCCGATGCCCAGGCCCAGGCCCGCGACGGCGCCGAGGCTCTTGTGGTAGTACTGGCGCGGCAGTTCGCCGCGGAGGTCCGCGATGATGTTCTTCGCGAGCAGCTTGCCCTGGCGGACGGCGTGCTGGGCGTTCGGCACGCAGTAGCCGCCGACGCCCGCGCCGGTCAGGTCGGGGACGGCCGAGACGTCGCCGGCGCCCCAGGCGCCCTCGATGATCTCCTCGTCGGTGCCCACGCGCAGGTCGGCGCGGACGCGCAGCCGGCCGCGCTCCTCGATCGGGAGGTCGGTGTGGCGGACCACGGTCGGGTTGGCCATGACGCCGGCCGTCCAGACGATGAGGTCGGTCTCGAAGCTCTCGCCGGTGGACAGCTCGATGCGGCCGTCGACGGCGCTGGTGAGCTGCGTCTCCAGGTGGATCTCCGCGCCGCGCTCGGCGAGGTTCTTGATGACCCAGTGGCTGGTCGGGAGGGAGACCTCCGGCATGATCCGGCCCATGGCCTCGATCAGGTGGAAGTGCGTGTCCTCGAACGACAGCTCCGGGTACTTCGTGAGCAGCGCGCTCGCGAAGGAGCGCAGCTCGGCGAAGATCTCGATGCCCGCGAAGCCGCCGCCGATGACGGTGACGGTCAGCAGGCGGTCGCGCTCCGGGCCGGCCGGGAGGGTCGACGCCTTGTCGAAGTTCGTGAGCATCCGGTCGCGGATGTACACGGCCTCCTCGATCGTCTTGAGGCCGACCGCCTGGTCGGCGACGCCCGGGATCGGGAAGGTGCGCGACACGGCGCCCGCGGTGACCACGACGATGTCGTACTCGAACTCGTACGGCTCGCCGGCTGCCGGCTGGATGGTCGCCGTCTTGTTCGCGTGGTCGATGTAGCTGACCTTGCCGCTCACGATGTTCGTGCTCTTGAGGTGGCGGCGGTGCGAGACCACCGCGTGGCGGGGCTCGATGGAGCCGACGGCCACCTCGGGGAGGAACGGCTGGTACGTCATGTACGGCAGCGGGTCGACCATGGTGACGTCGGCCTCGCCCGAGCGGAGCTGCTTCTCGAGCTTCCACGCGGTGTAGAAACCGGCGTATCCTCCGCCGACGATCAGGATTTTGGGCACAGTAATGCGTCTCCTCAACACGAAAGTATGGGTGTTAATCTACCCCCTGCTGCGCTCTCGCCTGAAATGCAGCCACGCACCGACCCCGCCGAGGGCGAGGAGTGTGACGAAACCGGAGATCAGACCGAACGGCAACCAGAAAGCGGTGAGGACGCTCCATTGCGGCCAGAAGAACGATCCCCATGCTACAGGTCGTTCCGGGCTCAGCTTCGCGGGCGCCGGCGCGGCCTGCGCCTCCGGCGCCTGCGGGACGGCCGTGGCGGGGGTGTCCGCCCGGCGGTGGATGTGGATCCACTGGGTCAGGTCGCCCATCGGGTTCGCGCTCACGTGCGGGACGGTCGCGGTCACCGCGGCCGCCGCGTCGAGCAGCCCGTACCCGTAGACCGGGCTCGGGACCGTCGTGACACCGGCCGGCTTGCGCGCGGTGCGGATGATCCGGTTGATGACATCCGGCGCCTTCAGCTCGGGATGCGCGGCCCGGACGAGCGCGACCGCCCCGGCGACCAGCGGCGCCGCCCCGCTGGTTCCCGCCCACTGCACGTAGCCTCCGCCCGGGTTCGCGCCGACCAGCTCCTCGCTCGGCGCTGACACGCCGATCGTGATGCCCTGCGACGACGCGTCGAAGGAGGCCTGCCCGGCCCGGTCGACGCCGGCGACGGTGAGGACGCCCGGGATGGTGGCCGGCGCGCCGACCTCGGTCGTCCCGCTCCCCCGGTTTCCGGCCGCCGCGACGACGACCACGTCGTGCGAGAACGCGTACTGGAACGCGTCGTCCCAGCTCGGCGGCCAGTCGAGGGTGTTGCGGGTGAGCGAGATGTTGATGACGGAGGCGCCGCTGTCGACCGCCCAGCGCACCGCCTTCGCGATCTGGTCGTCGTTGTCGACCGCGCCCGTCGACTTCCCGAGCGCGACGGAGGCGGTGAGGATGCTCGCCTGCGGAGCCGCGCCCAGCACTCCCGTGTCGGGGCCGGTGCCCCGCCCGGCGAGCAGGGAGGCCACCCAGGTGCCGTGGTTCGCAGCGTCCCCGTCGCCCAGCGGCTTCTGGCCGTTCGCCGCGCCGACGCCGGACACGTCCGTGCCGCCGGTCACCGCGCCGGCCAGGTCGGGTACCGTCCCGTCGACGCCGGTGTCGATCACCGCGACCTTGACGCCCGCGCCCTTGGTCGTCTGCCAGGCCTGGGCGAAGCCGTACTCGGCCAACCAGTACTCCATGTCGCGCACCTGGTCGGCGTGCGCGGGGGTCGCGGGAGCGATCCCGACCACGAGGGCGGCGGCGAGCGCCGTCGCGCCCGCAGCCAGGGTGCGGCGG
This genomic stretch from Leifsonia sp. EB41 harbors:
- a CDS encoding S8 family serine peptidase; its protein translation is MPHPGRLTRLRRTLAAGATALAAALVVGIAPATPAHADQVRDMEYWLAEYGFAQAWQTTKGAGVKVAVIDTGVDGTVPDLAGAVTGGTDVSGVGAANGQKPLGDGDAANHGTWVASLLAGRGTGPDTGVLGAAPQASILTASVALGKSTGAVDNDDQIAKAVRWAVDSGASVINISLTRNTLDWPPSWDDAFQYAFSHDVVVVAAAGNRGSGTTEVGAPATIPGVLTVAGVDRAGQASFDASSQGITIGVSAPSEELVGANPGGGYVQWAGTSGAAPLVAGAVALVRAAHPELKAPDVINRIIRTARKPAGVTTVPSPVYGYGLLDAAAAVTATVPHVSANPMGDLTQWIHIHRRADTPATAVPQAPEAQAAPAPAKLSPERPVAWGSFFWPQWSVLTAFWLPFGLISGFVTLLALGGVGAWLHFRRERSRG
- a CDS encoding DUF4236 domain-containing protein, which gives rise to MPVYYRKRANLGAGAHLNISKTGVSVSQRVGRVTFNSRGRVSVRILPGLSLRLR
- a CDS encoding helix-turn-helix transcriptional regulator → MEKYLSPEEVCEIIPGMSKSLLGALRFRGDGPKFIKVSPKKVVYAQTSIEEYMKSRERTSTAAAS
- a CDS encoding phage major capsid protein, giving the protein MTIQINGTDAPREVRIQNPGSSILGPLGARRQSLIQERDGILNTSTPQTFTPAVEARVGQLNTEIDALEERQGELQRQAQMEDNARRARAAFGPARIVRSEEVYRPDRPELSFFMDLRNARSGGDWAAAERLSRHQAAYEAETRALSTQAGAGGQFAPPAWLVDEWVGLARPGRITADRLNKDELPSGVSSINLPKVASGESVAVQATQNTAVSSTDLTTNSVSSGITTLAGQQVIALQLIQQSGIAFDKVIGQDLMAEYAKQLDLQVLNGSGASGQLQGLIGVAGVNAITYTQATPTVGGAGQFLAQINQAVLAVNTNRFLPPSGIIMHPRRWSWVLNANDNQGRPLVVPSGDYAGFNTPGSASAAPTAQGAAGSLFGLPVYVDANVPTNLGAGTNQDVALVGRFEDSFLWETAPAFEAFDAPYANQMSILFRVSGYAAMIANRYPASLSIISGTGLVTPTF
- a CDS encoding NAD(P)/FAD-dependent oxidoreductase; its protein translation is MPKILIVGGGYAGFYTAWKLEKQLRSGEADVTMVDPLPYMTYQPFLPEVAVGSIEPRHAVVSHRRHLKSTNIVSGKVSYIDHANKTATIQPAAGEPYEFEYDIVVVTAGAVSRTFPIPGVADQAVGLKTIEEAVYIRDRMLTNFDKASTLPAGPERDRLLTVTVIGGGFAGIEIFAELRSFASALLTKYPELSFEDTHFHLIEAMGRIMPEVSLPTSHWVIKNLAERGAEIHLETQLTSAVDGRIELSTGESFETDLIVWTAGVMANPTVVRHTDLPIEERGRLRVRADLRVGTDEEIIEGAWGAGDVSAVPDLTGAGVGGYCVPNAQHAVRQGKLLAKNIIADLRGELPRQYYHKSLGAVAGLGLGIGVLQSGKLAIKGVLGWFAHRGYHGLAMPSWERKFRVLWGWWNNFWLGRDIVSLEALQAPRAAFEEFAARPKPALETAPAEAPKKKAVAKEPAAAK